In the genome of Cryptomeria japonica chromosome 8, Sugi_1.0, whole genome shotgun sequence, one region contains:
- the LOC131064563 gene encoding pentatricopeptide repeat-containing protein At3g12770, producing MPMPSTTNLNLNLTALCREGRLKEAFRILLTAHNPHVESCTYLELLQACVSKKSLSEGKQIHSYISHRGFAYFATAFFQNKLISMYIKCGSLLDARQVFDQMIERDAFSWNILIRGYRRDGFPHEALTMFQQMKQTGVQPNLFTFSSVLPACAKLRALEQGVKIHQSIIESGILSDVLANALVDMYAKCGYIQMARKLFEKMPQRNLISWTTMIAGYAQNGVIDEAIKLFEEMPQKDVFSWTTMITGYTQNGFVEKSLETFKQMQLAGVKPVSVTFISILPACAKLGALQQGYAQNGFCDDALKLFELMKLSGTYTDHISFACVLIACSNAGLVSEGCKYFNSMSDLYCITPTMDHYVCMVDLLARAGYLEESLNFIIKMPSKPVVGVWTCLLGVCRRHKNTRLGVFTANILFELDPENAETYVLLSNMYAEVGRRDEVQMVRRVMEDRGIKKIPGCSWIEDHKMVHAFTIGDRSHPQTQEIYSILEKLSWEMKAAGYFLDSRHVLNDVEEEEKELFLCHHSEKLAIAFGLLNTAAGTTIRVVKNLRVCVDCHTATKFISKIVERQIVVRDANRFHHFKGGQCSCGDYW from the exons ATGCCAATGCCATCCACaaccaatctcaatctcaatctcacAGCATTATGTAGAGAGGGTCGGTTGAAGGAGGCGTTTCGCATTCTCCTTACTGCACATAACCCGCACGTAGAATCTTGTACATATCTTGAACTATTGCAGGCTTGCGTTTCCAAGAAATCACTTTCGGAGGGTAAGCAAATCCACTCCTACATCTCTCACAGGGGATTTGCATACTTTGCAACCGCATTTTTCCAAAATAAACTCATCAGCATGTATATTAAGTGCGGAAGTTTACTTGATGCACGCCAAGTGTTTGACCAAATGATTGAACGAGACGCTTTCTCATGGAATATTTTAATCAGAGGTTACAGAAGAGATGGATTTCCTCACGAGGCATTAACGATGTTTCAGCAAATGAAACAAACAGGTGTCCAACCCAATTTGTTCACCTTTTCCAGCGTACTTCCTGCCTGTGCGAAACTAAGAGCTCTGGAACAGGGTGTGAAGATTCATCAGAGTATAATAGAAAgcggaattttgtcagatgtactAGCAAATGCCctcgtagacatgtatgcaaaatgtggatatATACAAATGGCACGTAAGCTGTTTgaaaaaatgcctcaaagaaatttgATCTCGTGGACTACAATGATAGCAGGGTATGCACAAAATGGTGTTATTGACGAGGCTATAAAGCTTTTCGAAGAAATGCCTCAAAAAGACGTGTTTTCATGGACTACGATGATTACGGGATATACACAAAATGGTTTTGTAGAAAAGTCACTcgaaacttttaagcaaatgcaattagcaggtgtaaaGCCAGTCTCTGTAACATTTATCAGCatcctcccagcctgtgccaaactGGGAGCGTTacaacaag GGTATGCACAAAATGGCTTTTGCGATGATGCTCTCAAACTCTTTGAATTGATGAAGCTCTCTGGCACATACACTGATCATATAAGCTTCGCTTGCGTTCTAATAGCATGCAGCAATGCAGGTTTGGTGAGTGAGGGTTGTAAATACTTCAACAGCATGAGTGACTTGTATTGCATTACGCCTACAATGGATCATTATGTGTGCATGGTTGACCTTCTTGCCCGTGCTGGCTATCTTGAGGAATCTTTAAACTTTATTATCAAAATGCCATCCAAACCTGTGGTGGGTGTGTGGACATGTTTGCTTGGGGTCTGTAGAAGACATAAGAATACAAGATTAGGAGTATTTACAGCAAATATACTTTTTGAGCTGGATCCTGAAAATGCTGAGACTTATGTTCTTCTGTCAAACATGTATGCGGAAGTTGGCAGGCGGGATGAAGTTCAAATGGTAAGGAGAGTGATGGAAGATAGAGGAATTAAGAAGATACCTGGATGTAGCTGGATTGAAGACCATAAAATGGTACATGCTTTTACCATCGGCGACAGATCACATCCACAGACACAGGAAATTTATAGTATATTGGAGAAATTGTCTTGGGAGATGAAAGCAGCGGGTTATTTTCTGGACTCAAGACATGTACTGAATGAtgtggaagaggaggaaaaagaattaTTCCTATGCCACCATAGTGAGAAGCTGGCAATTGCATTTGGATTGTTAAACACAGCCGCCGGAACAACTATTAGAGTTGTCAAGAACCTTCGGGTCTGTGTTGACTGTCATACGGCAACCAAGTTTATCTCCAAGATTGTTGAAAGACAAATTGTTGTGAGAGATGCAAACCGATTCCATCATTTCAAAGGAGGACAATGTTCTTGCGGAGATTATTGGTGA